From Haloglomus litoreum, the proteins below share one genomic window:
- a CDS encoding KEOPS complex subunit Pcc1, translating to MSGTDAAGDGTDGVRKRATIRTHHDDPAVVARAVRPDNTDAMETDVTEDRVVTRIERPTTGGLRSTVDDYVVNLRVAERVAATARGEDATVDEVRADPVSDGTNDSDITTDDTHDT from the coding sequence ATGAGCGGGACCGACGCTGCCGGTGACGGCACGGACGGTGTCCGCAAGCGTGCCACCATCCGGACGCACCACGACGACCCCGCGGTCGTCGCACGAGCGGTCCGCCCGGACAACACGGACGCGATGGAGACCGACGTGACCGAGGACCGCGTCGTCACGCGCATCGAGCGCCCGACGACCGGCGGCCTGCGGTCGACCGTCGACGACTACGTGGTCAACCTCCGCGTGGCCGAGCGGGTCGCGGCGACCGCCCGCGGCGAGGACGCGACGGTGGACGAGGTGCGTGCGGACCCAGTATCGGACGGCACGAACGACAGCGACATCACCACAGACGACACACACGACACATGA
- a CDS encoding 30S ribosomal protein S3ae: MSERSVSRRKQEKRWYTVLAPEQFDRQELGRTPADEPEQLYDRTIETTLGELENDASENNTKLTFQINDVGSDSAYTEFVKHELTRDYLRSLVRRGSSKIATYETVLSTDDYRVQIQPVAFTTKKADHSQEKAIRRTMIDLTREAAEDRTFEELVDAVVNGQLSSAIYAEAKTIYPLRRVEVQKMTLEARPEEVAEEEETAVAVEDEDVEV, encoded by the coding sequence ATGAGCGAACGAAGCGTCTCCCGACGGAAACAGGAGAAGCGGTGGTACACCGTGCTCGCGCCGGAGCAGTTCGACCGGCAGGAGCTCGGCCGCACCCCCGCCGACGAACCCGAACAGCTCTACGACCGCACCATCGAGACCACGCTGGGCGAACTGGAGAACGACGCCAGCGAGAACAACACGAAGCTGACGTTCCAGATCAACGACGTCGGCTCGGACTCGGCGTACACGGAGTTCGTCAAGCACGAACTCACCCGCGACTACCTGCGCTCGCTGGTCCGCCGTGGCTCCTCGAAGATCGCCACCTACGAGACCGTGCTGTCGACGGACGACTACCGCGTCCAGATCCAGCCGGTCGCGTTCACCACCAAGAAGGCCGACCACTCCCAGGAGAAGGCGATCCGCCGGACGATGATCGACCTGACCCGCGAGGCCGCGGAGGACCGGACCTTCGAGGAGCTCGTGGACGCGGTCGTCAACGGCCAGCTCTCCTCGGCCATCTACGCCGAGGCCAAGACCATCTACCCGCTCCGCCGGGTCGAGGTCCAGAAGATGACGCTCGAGGCGCGGCCCGAGGAGGTCGCCGAGGAGGAGGAGACCGCCGTCGCCGTCGAGGACGAGGACGTCGAGGTCTGA
- a CDS encoding plastocyanin/azurin family copper-binding protein, whose translation MNRRTFLATAGTAAAVGLAGCGTTTAQLDEDDYDVGMAHNAFRPVEYEVPVGETVVWGNVGSRGHSVTATEGAIPDGADYFASGGFDSEDAAVDGWPNQGNIRPGETYEHTFEVAGEHGYYCIPHEAAGMVGTIVVTE comes from the coding sequence ATGAACCGACGGACGTTCCTCGCGACGGCGGGCACCGCGGCCGCGGTCGGCCTCGCGGGCTGTGGCACCACCACCGCACAGCTCGACGAGGACGACTACGACGTGGGGATGGCCCACAACGCCTTCCGGCCGGTCGAGTACGAGGTGCCGGTCGGCGAGACGGTCGTCTGGGGGAACGTCGGGAGCCGGGGCCACAGCGTCACGGCGACCGAGGGCGCGATCCCCGACGGGGCCGACTACTTCGCCTCCGGCGGCTTCGACTCCGAGGACGCCGCGGTGGACGGCTGGCCGAACCAGGGGAACATCCGCCCCGGCGAGACCTACGAGCACACCTTCGAGGTCGCCGGCGAGCACGGCTACTACTGCATCCCGCACGAGGCCGCCGGGATGGTGGGGACCATCGTCGTCACGGAGTAG
- a CDS encoding phosphotransferase family protein — translation MQDQREQVVAAVCERALGATPATVRDLPTGNSKRTALVTLDDGREVVVQYRGRERSLAAEAAVTRAVAARTDVPVAPVLGTGTVEDLGVTYLVTEHVAGDDLHERFAGLGPEHRSVLARTLGRCLAAVHDAFAFDAPGRVAGTDDGDALGVPEPLPAGAFYREYLDRALADWPGALAALEPRVETALGDRLDELPADEARLFPWDYRPGNVIVQGGAGPAGGDGSLGADDPPEVAAVLDWDEPLAAHPGLSVAKAEFTLCDWYVRSEADVRALREAYRAGYREVRPYPDDAADAFRLLGIVASAADSRGEVTRPRYPIVDADAAVAFHRERIEAVLERLG, via the coding sequence GTGCAGGACCAGCGCGAGCAGGTAGTGGCGGCGGTCTGCGAGCGCGCGCTGGGCGCGACGCCCGCCACCGTCCGCGACCTCCCGACAGGCAACTCGAAGCGGACCGCGCTCGTCACGCTCGACGACGGCCGCGAGGTCGTCGTCCAGTACCGCGGCCGCGAGCGGTCGCTCGCCGCGGAGGCCGCCGTCACGCGCGCCGTCGCCGCGCGGACGGACGTGCCCGTCGCCCCCGTCCTCGGCACGGGCACCGTCGAGGACCTCGGGGTCACGTATCTGGTCACCGAGCACGTCGCCGGGGACGACCTCCACGAGCGCTTCGCCGGCCTCGGTCCCGAACACCGCTCGGTGCTCGCGCGGACGCTCGGCCGGTGTCTCGCGGCCGTCCACGACGCCTTCGCGTTCGACGCGCCCGGGCGGGTCGCGGGGACCGACGACGGCGACGCGCTCGGCGTCCCGGAGCCGCTCCCGGCGGGCGCGTTCTACCGGGAGTATCTGGACCGCGCGCTGGCGGACTGGCCGGGCGCGCTGGCGGCGCTGGAACCCCGCGTCGAGACGGCGCTCGGCGACCGGCTCGACGAGCTTCCGGCCGACGAGGCCCGCCTGTTCCCCTGGGACTACCGACCGGGCAACGTCATCGTCCAGGGCGGGGCTGGACCGGCCGGCGGTGACGGGTCGCTCGGCGCGGACGACCCGCCCGAGGTGGCCGCGGTGCTGGACTGGGACGAACCGCTCGCGGCCCACCCTGGCCTCTCGGTGGCGAAGGCGGAGTTCACGCTCTGTGACTGGTACGTCCGGAGCGAGGCCGACGTTCGGGCGCTCCGCGAGGCGTACCGGGCGGGCTACCGCGAGGTCCGCCCGTACCCGGACGATGCCGCCGACGCGTTCCGGCTGCTGGGGATCGTCGCCTCCGCGGCCGACTCGCGGGGCGAGGTGACGCGGCCGCGCTACCCCATCGTCGACGCCGACGCCGCGGTCGCGTTCCACCGCGAGCGCATCGAGGCGGTGCTGGAGCGACTCGGATGA